One Acidobacteriota bacterium DNA window includes the following coding sequences:
- a CDS encoding alpha-glucuronidase family glycosyl hydrolase, whose amino-acid sequence MTINNHHQLLKSSLQVLLVAIIFAGTQAQAEDGYRLWLRYDLLPEQSLKVYQAQLKSILIEGDSPTLKAIRNELMDGCNGLLGRAIPFTNTVEGNGALIIGTPTSSPMITSLKWQRQLNALGAEGFIIRSTKINNHSVTVIASNGETGLLYGAFHFLRLMQTLQPIHQLNVSQKPRLQLRMLNHWDNLDGSIERGYAGKSLWNWQELPDRIDSRLRDYARANASLGINATALNNVNANAQILNAEYLHKVAAIAAVFRPYGIRVFLSARFSAPMESGGLKTADPLDTDVAAWWKKKADEIYQLIPDFGGFLVKANSEGQPGPRTYNRNHVDGANMLAKAVAAHQGMVIWRAFVYDMKPGYDRAGAAYENLQPFDGKFAANVLLQVKNGPIDFQPREPFHPLFGAMPKTQVMPELQITQEYLGFSNHLVFLAEMWREILDSDTYAKGRGSTVIKVVDGSLFKQRLTGIAGVANTGTDTNWTGHHFAQANWYAFGRLAWNPDLSSKQIAEEWVKMTLTRESQAAETLVQMLLESHEALVDYMTPLGLHHIIWGGHHYGPAPWWDTEKRDDWNPTYYHKADERGIGFDRTKTGSNTVSQYFPPVRNRFANVSRCPEKFLLWFHHLPWDYRMRSGQTLWDELALHYQRGVDWTRAARKKWDSMGNVIDAQRHAEAAKKLAIQERDAIHWRDAVLLYFQSFSKRPLPKGVEPPQKTLEEYKAKSLDW is encoded by the coding sequence ATGACTATTAACAATCATCACCAACTTCTGAAATCCAGCCTTCAGGTTTTGCTTGTGGCGATTATTTTCGCCGGAACTCAAGCACAAGCAGAGGACGGTTATCGTTTGTGGTTACGCTACGATTTATTGCCTGAGCAATCCCTCAAGGTCTATCAAGCACAACTTAAATCAATACTAATTGAAGGCGATTCGCCAACCTTAAAGGCAATTCGTAATGAATTGATGGATGGCTGCAATGGTTTACTCGGTCGCGCGATTCCCTTTACAAATACCGTTGAAGGCAACGGCGCATTGATTATCGGAACTCCGACGAGTTCGCCGATGATTACGAGTCTCAAATGGCAACGACAATTGAATGCCTTAGGCGCAGAAGGTTTCATCATACGTTCGACGAAAATCAATAATCATTCTGTCACCGTGATTGCCTCGAACGGTGAAACCGGATTGCTTTATGGCGCATTCCATTTTTTGCGTTTAATGCAAACCCTGCAACCGATTCATCAATTGAATGTGAGCCAAAAGCCGCGCCTGCAACTAAGAATGCTCAATCATTGGGACAATCTCGACGGCAGCATCGAACGCGGCTATGCGGGAAAATCTTTGTGGAACTGGCAGGAGTTGCCTGACCGCATCGATTCCCGACTCCGCGATTATGCGCGCGCCAACGCATCGCTTGGCATCAATGCGACGGCGCTAAATAACGTCAACGCCAATGCCCAGATTTTAAACGCCGAATACTTACACAAGGTCGCGGCAATCGCGGCGGTCTTTCGCCCTTATGGTATTCGCGTTTTTTTATCGGCGCGATTTTCTGCACCGATGGAATCAGGCGGCTTGAAAACCGCTGACCCACTCGACACAGATGTTGCTGCATGGTGGAAGAAAAAAGCCGACGAGATTTACCAACTCATTCCTGATTTTGGTGGCTTTCTGGTTAAAGCCAATAGCGAAGGTCAACCGGGACCGCGAACCTATAATCGCAATCATGTTGACGGCGCGAATATGCTGGCTAAGGCAGTGGCTGCGCATCAGGGCATGGTGATTTGGCGGGCATTTGTTTACGACATGAAACCGGGTTATGACCGCGCCGGCGCGGCGTATGAGAACTTGCAACCGTTTGACGGGAAATTTGCTGCGAATGTTTTATTGCAAGTTAAAAACGGCCCTATTGATTTCCAACCGCGTGAGCCTTTTCATCCGCTGTTTGGCGCGATGCCGAAAACTCAGGTGATGCCGGAATTGCAAATTACTCAGGAATATCTTGGTTTTTCCAATCATCTGGTTTTTCTTGCAGAGATGTGGCGCGAAATTCTCGACTCTGATACCTATGCGAAAGGGCGCGGTTCGACAGTTATCAAAGTTGTTGATGGCAGTTTGTTCAAACAAAGACTCACAGGCATTGCCGGTGTTGCCAATACCGGAACCGATACCAACTGGACGGGGCATCATTTTGCGCAGGCAAACTGGTATGCCTTTGGGCGACTCGCCTGGAATCCCGATTTGTCTTCCAAACAGATTGCCGAAGAGTGGGTGAAGATGACCCTGACGCGCGAGTCGCAGGCTGCTGAAACTTTGGTTCAGATGCTGCTTGAATCTCACGAAGCGTTGGTCGATTATATGACGCCGCTTGGTTTGCATCACATAATATGGGGCGGGCATCATTACGGACCTGCGCCCTGGTGGGACACGGAAAAACGTGATGACTGGAATCCCACTTATTATCACAAAGCTGATGAACGCGGCATCGGCTTTGACCGTACCAAAACCGGCAGCAACACGGTGAGTCAGTATTTTCCGCCGGTGCGCAATCGCTTTGCTAATGTATCCAGGTGTCCTGAAAAATTCCTGCTCTGGTTTCATCACCTCCCTTGGGATTATCGAATGCGTTCAGGTCAGACATTGTGGGATGAATTAGCATTGCATTACCAACGTGGCGTTGACTGGACGCGAGCCGCACGCAAAAAATGGGACTCGATGGGTAATGTGATTGACGCGCAACGTCACGCCGAAGCAGCGAAGAAGTTAGCGATACAAGAGCGTGATGCCATTCATTGGCGTGATGCGGTGTTGCTCTATTTTCAAAGCTTTTCCAAACGACCGCTTCCGAAAGGCGTAGAGCCACCGCAGAAAACCCTTGAGGAATACAAAGCTAAAAGTTTGGATTGGTAA
- a CDS encoding polysaccharide deacetylase family protein, with translation MKRKILGFVIFLVAGLPGGSGNTQAQHLSEATSQTKEIAVTIDDLPLNGSHIELKRLQTMTDKILSGIKHYKIPTVGFVNESLLYTPNETDARIALLKAWFDSGVELGNHTFSHMGFKDNSLANYQDDFIRGDAFIKILMKQRGQAVRYFRHPFLQMGNTPEIEKSFEKFIAERGYQIAPVTIDTMDWMFLAAYGKAKNQGDSEMVKRVSEEYLKFVDLKFAFCEQLTGELFGYPIKHILLLHANELNADNFDGLVKIIKNRGYQFITLEAALKDPVYRFPDTYISTSDWLAQWAFNKGKKFAPSPSPLEFIQKAFSDAQK, from the coding sequence ATGAAGCGTAAGATTTTGGGGTTCGTCATTTTTCTGGTCGCAGGGCTACCTGGCGGTTCGGGCAACACTCAGGCGCAGCATTTGTCCGAAGCGACTTCGCAAACCAAAGAGATTGCCGTCACTATTGATGATTTGCCGCTTAATGGCTCACACATTGAACTCAAACGATTGCAGACGATGACCGATAAAATTCTAAGCGGCATTAAGCACTATAAAATTCCAACTGTCGGATTTGTAAACGAATCGCTGCTTTATACACCCAATGAAACCGATGCGCGGATTGCCCTCTTAAAAGCCTGGTTTGATTCGGGAGTCGAACTTGGCAATCACACCTTTTCGCATATGGGGTTCAAGGACAATTCGCTTGCCAATTATCAGGATGATTTCATTCGCGGGGATGCCTTCATCAAAATATTAATGAAGCAACGGGGGCAAGCGGTCAGGTATTTTCGTCATCCATTTTTGCAAATGGGCAACACGCCTGAAATTGAAAAATCATTTGAGAAATTTATTGCTGAACGCGGTTACCAAATCGCACCCGTGACTATTGACACGATGGATTGGATGTTTCTGGCGGCTTACGGCAAAGCCAAAAATCAAGGCGACAGTGAAATGGTAAAACGTGTGTCTGAGGAATACTTGAAGTTCGTTGATTTGAAGTTTGCTTTTTGCGAACAACTGACCGGTGAACTATTCGGTTATCCGATAAAACATATTCTTCTTCTGCACGCCAATGAACTCAACGCCGATAATTTTGACGGTCTGGTGAAAATAATAAAAAATCGCGGCTATCAATTTATTACTTTGGAAGCGGCATTAAAAGACCCGGTTTATCGCTTTCCCGATACTTACATCAGCACCTCAGACTGGTTAGCGCAATGGGCTTTCAATAAAGGAAAAAAATTTGCCCCGTCACCGTCGCCGCTGGAGTTCATTCAGAAAGCCTTTTCGGACGCTCAGAAATGA
- a CDS encoding alpha/beta hydrolase, protein MTRTLSIFVLVGALLAGCITHASQAQSSDSDKWVDYASADYDILPNLTYAIANNSELKLDLYLPRNRSTPLPTLMLFHGGGWVDGAKERNVMQLLPYLSFGWAVINVEYRLARNSLAPAAVEDCRCALRWVMYHAKDYNLDTAKIILTGGSAGGHLALITGMLPAQSAFDRQCPTDSSTRWREGSEPQLKVAAIINWYGITDVADLLEGTNAKHYAIEWFGSLTNRQELAKQLSPINYVRAGLPAIITLHGDGDDVVPYAHATRLHEALDKAGVVNQLVTVRGAKHGGFNRQQMINGFTEIRTFLRKQKLLKAE, encoded by the coding sequence GTGACTCGAACACTGAGCATTTTTGTATTAGTTGGCGCATTGCTGGCAGGTTGCATAACCCATGCCAGTCAAGCGCAGTCTTCAGATTCAGATAAATGGGTAGATTATGCTTCGGCAGATTATGACATTCTGCCAAACCTTACCTATGCAATAGCCAACAATAGCGAATTAAAACTTGATTTATATCTCCCCAGAAATCGCAGCACCCCTTTGCCAACTTTGATGCTCTTTCATGGCGGCGGCTGGGTTGACGGGGCGAAAGAGCGCAATGTGATGCAACTCCTGCCTTACCTCTCCTTTGGTTGGGCGGTCATCAATGTAGAGTATCGTTTGGCGCGCAATTCTTTAGCTCCGGCTGCGGTTGAAGATTGTCGTTGTGCGCTTCGCTGGGTGATGTATCACGCGAAAGATTACAATCTGGATACTGCAAAAATTATTTTAACCGGTGGTTCCGCAGGAGGGCATCTGGCGCTAATTACCGGAATGTTGCCCGCACAGTCTGCATTTGACCGGCAATGTCCAACTGATAGCAGCACGCGCTGGCGCGAAGGCAGCGAACCGCAATTGAAAGTCGCTGCAATTATTAACTGGTACGGCATCACCGATGTTGCCGATTTATTGGAAGGCACCAATGCCAAACACTATGCCATCGAATGGTTCGGCAGTTTAACTAATCGACAGGAACTTGCCAAACAGCTTTCGCCAATTAATTACGTTCGCGCAGGGCTTCCGGCGATTATTACTCTTCACGGTGATGGCGACGATGTTGTGCCCTATGCCCATGCGACACGTCTTCACGAAGCATTGGATAAAGCCGGTGTCGTTAATCAACTGGTTACGGTTCGCGGCGCAAAACATGGCGGATTTAATCGACAACAGATGATCAATGGATTTACCGAAATCAGAACCTTTCTGCGTAAACAAAAGCTTTTGAAGGCAGAATAA
- a CDS encoding glycoside hydrolase family 3 C-terminal domain-containing protein, which yields MSRFRWLALCGLFFAFSLLLDVRQIRSSGQTMLPYKDASLPIERRVDDLISRMTLEEKVSQMVNNAEAIERLGIPEYDWWNEALHGVARAGYATVFPQAIGLAATWNEKLLHDVADVASTEARAKHHEFVRNNERGRYKGLTFWSPNINIFRDPRWGRGQETFGEDPYLTSRLGVAFVKGLQGDDPNYWKVVSTPKHYAVHSGPEPERHGFNAVVSERDLRETYLPAFRATVIEGKAAAVMCAYNRTNGEPCCANKNLTDILRTEWGFTGHVVSDCGAIYNIHIFHKVTKNEAESSAISVKAGTDLSCGGEYRSLVKAVREGLISEAEINVSLKRLMTARFRLGMFDSAEKVAYARIPFSENDSPAHRELALKAARESIVLLKNENNTLPLKKGIKTLAVIGPNADAPEVLLGNYNGQPSKSTTPLAGIKAKVSPSTKVLYALGSTLTGEEAAPVFASTLTTNGKGSQAGFKGEYFNNKNLQGQPALVRTDEQINFDWSRGRPAPQINEDNFSVRWTGKFTPPESGKYQLGAIADDGVRLYLDGKLLIDAWAVEQANQIRTTLKEVTLEAGRDYDIRFEYYDDTRSAIAKFVWAFPRFTERLIEEAVATARQADAVVMFIGISPTLEGEEMPVKIEGFRGGDRTTLDLPKAQESLLKAVRATGKPMILVLLNGSAIAVNWADANVSAILEAWYPGEEGGTAIADVLFGDYNPGGRLPVTFYKSADQLPPFEDYRMQGRTYRYFRGEPLYPFGFGLSYTTFRYDGLKFTKSGIKTGDDLEVSVNVQNLGNRAGDEVTQVYLTDVVANVPVTIRSLVGIQRVFLKPGEKQKLTFKISARQMSLIDERGRRIIEPGEFLVSIGGKQPGFSGRADAKTSGLVSGRFNASGKIFEIPEK from the coding sequence ATGAGCCGATTTCGCTGGCTGGCATTGTGTGGTTTGTTTTTCGCTTTCAGTTTATTGCTTGATGTGCGGCAAATCCGTTCAAGCGGACAAACCATGCTTCCCTATAAAGACGCTTCATTGCCAATCGAACGTCGAGTTGACGATCTGATTTCGCGAATGACATTGGAAGAAAAAGTTTCGCAAATGGTCAACAACGCCGAGGCTATCGAACGCCTCGGCATTCCCGAATATGATTGGTGGAATGAAGCCCTGCACGGGGTTGCTCGCGCCGGCTATGCAACCGTTTTTCCGCAGGCTATCGGTCTTGCCGCGACCTGGAATGAAAAACTGCTTCACGATGTCGCCGATGTCGCTTCAACCGAAGCGCGCGCCAAACACCATGAATTTGTCCGCAACAATGAACGCGGTCGTTACAAAGGGCTGACCTTTTGGAGTCCCAACATCAACATCTTTCGTGACCCCAGATGGGGGCGCGGACAGGAAACTTTTGGCGAAGACCCTTACTTAACTTCACGACTCGGTGTGGCGTTCGTTAAAGGTTTACAAGGCGATGACCCAAATTATTGGAAAGTGGTTTCGACGCCCAAACATTATGCAGTGCATAGCGGGCCCGAACCTGAACGTCACGGATTCAATGCCGTCGTCAGTGAACGAGATTTACGCGAAACTTATCTGCCCGCCTTTCGCGCGACGGTCATCGAAGGCAAAGCCGCTGCCGTGATGTGCGCTTACAATCGCACCAATGGTGAACCGTGTTGCGCGAATAAAAATTTGACCGACATATTGAGGACCGAGTGGGGTTTCACAGGTCATGTGGTTTCCGATTGCGGCGCGATTTATAACATCCACATCTTTCATAAAGTCACTAAAAATGAAGCCGAATCTTCGGCAATATCTGTTAAAGCCGGAACCGATTTATCGTGCGGAGGTGAATATAGATCACTGGTGAAAGCTGTCAGAGAAGGCTTAATCAGCGAAGCGGAAATCAATGTTTCACTTAAACGTTTAATGACCGCGAGATTTCGTCTGGGAATGTTCGACTCAGCGGAGAAAGTTGCCTATGCGCGAATTCCCTTTTCGGAAAATGATTCACCTGCGCATCGCGAACTGGCGCTCAAAGCGGCACGCGAATCCATCGTGCTGTTAAAAAATGAAAACAACACGTTGCCGCTGAAAAAGGGGATTAAAACGCTTGCCGTCATCGGTCCCAATGCCGATGCGCCCGAAGTCCTGCTTGGAAATTACAACGGACAACCCTCGAAATCCACCACGCCGCTTGCAGGCATTAAAGCAAAAGTGTCGCCCTCAACAAAAGTTCTATATGCGCTTGGCTCAACCCTCACCGGCGAAGAAGCTGCGCCGGTTTTCGCGTCAACCTTGACAACCAATGGCAAAGGTTCGCAGGCAGGTTTTAAAGGTGAATATTTCAATAACAAAAATTTACAAGGGCAACCGGCGCTGGTTCGCACCGACGAGCAAATCAATTTTGATTGGAGTCGTGGGAGACCTGCACCACAAATCAATGAGGATAATTTTTCGGTGCGTTGGACGGGCAAATTCACGCCCCCCGAATCTGGCAAATATCAACTTGGCGCAATCGCCGATGATGGCGTTCGCCTTTATCTCGACGGCAAATTATTGATTGATGCCTGGGCAGTCGAACAGGCAAATCAAATTCGCACAACCCTGAAAGAGGTCACCCTTGAAGCCGGGCGCGACTATGATATTCGCTTCGAGTATTACGATGACACCCGTTCGGCGATTGCGAAATTCGTCTGGGCATTTCCGCGATTTACCGAACGTCTGATTGAAGAAGCCGTTGCAACTGCGCGACAAGCCGATGCCGTGGTGATGTTCATCGGCATTTCACCAACCCTTGAAGGCGAAGAGATGCCGGTAAAAATCGAAGGTTTTCGCGGTGGCGACCGCACCACGCTTGATTTACCGAAAGCCCAGGAGAGTTTATTAAAAGCCGTTCGCGCAACCGGCAAACCCATGATTCTTGTTTTGCTCAACGGCAGCGCGATTGCAGTTAATTGGGCGGATGCCAATGTTTCAGCAATTCTCGAGGCGTGGTATCCCGGCGAAGAAGGCGGAACCGCAATCGCTGATGTGTTATTCGGTGATTATAATCCCGGCGGGCGATTGCCTGTGACGTTTTATAAATCCGCAGACCAGTTGCCGCCATTTGAAGATTATCGAATGCAGGGGCGCACCTATCGTTATTTCAGAGGTGAACCGCTCTATCCGTTTGGTTTTGGTCTGAGCTACACCACATTCAGATACGACGGATTGAAATTCACTAAATCAGGTATAAAGACCGGCGATGATTTAGAGGTGAGTGTGAATGTGCAAAACCTTGGCAATCGCGCCGGTGATGAAGTCACGCAGGTTTATTTGACCGATGTGGTTGCAAACGTCCCTGTGACGATTCGTTCGCTGGTTGGCATCCAGCGCGTTTTTCTAAAGCCCGGTGAAAAGCAAAAACTGACGTTTAAAATTTCCGCAAGACAGATGTCGCTTATTGATGAGCGAGGCAGGCGCATCATTGAACCCGGCGAATTTTTAGTGAGTATTGGCGGCAAGCAACCGGGATTTAGCGGACGAGCGGACGCGAAGACTAGCGGGCTTGTCAGCGGACGGTTTAACGCTTCAGGAAAAATTTTTGAAATACCGGAAAAATAA
- a CDS encoding response regulator transcription factor has protein sequence MNESLMEFSQKKKILVVDDNTSIRTMVVSHLRNQGYEVEEATDGIQGLEKGLQPGLQAILLDVVMPGIDGFRLCHLLREKGVKAPIIMLTEKNAIEDKIQGFSGGADDYLPKPFDVVELELRLNALIKRYNWMPAEETPAEPEAIKHGGLEIDLLRHRVAVDGKEVSLTPIEFNILKLLAAKPGFVYARNDLLNAIWDTSYEGYNRNIDPHVNRLRTKIEANPRKPKYILTVWGVGYKFNDSLPQ, from the coding sequence GTGAACGAATCATTGATGGAGTTTTCTCAAAAGAAAAAAATTCTCGTCGTCGATGACAACACTTCGATTCGCACGATGGTGGTATCGCATTTGCGCAATCAGGGTTATGAAGTCGAAGAAGCGACGGATGGCATTCAAGGTTTGGAAAAAGGGCTTCAACCCGGATTGCAGGCAATCTTGCTCGATGTGGTGATGCCCGGAATCGACGGATTCAGACTTTGTCATTTGCTGAGAGAAAAAGGTGTGAAAGCGCCCATCATTATGCTCACCGAAAAAAATGCCATCGAAGACAAAATTCAAGGATTTTCCGGCGGCGCGGATGATTATTTACCGAAACCCTTTGATGTCGTTGAACTCGAATTGCGCCTCAATGCCTTGATTAAACGCTATAACTGGATGCCAGCCGAAGAGACGCCAGCCGAACCGGAAGCGATTAAACACGGCGGACTTGAAATTGATTTGCTGCGTCACCGCGTCGCGGTTGATGGCAAGGAAGTTTCGTTGACGCCAATCGAATTCAATATTCTCAAACTGCTGGCAGCAAAACCCGGATTCGTTTACGCCCGCAATGATTTATTAAATGCCATCTGGGATACTTCCTACGAAGGCTACAATCGCAACATTGACCCGCACGTCAATCGCCTCAGAACCAAAATCGAAGCTAATCCAAGAAAACCTAAATATATCCTTACGGTCTGGGGAGTCGGTTATAAATTCAACGACTCGCTGCCGCAATAA
- the egtD gene encoding L-histidine N(alpha)-methyltransferase — MPLHTHNETGERLTLHKFAQGGDVNAFSEDVRQGLTAKQKYLLPKYLYDDLGSRLFEAICLLPEYYLTRAEKSILQNQSDEIVSHLPLPSRIVELGSGNAEKTRFLLEALLKRQTTLHYLPIDISEESLRRSSEELLGNYDRLRITAYAADYFRALRSIVKADENEHTVVLFLGSNIGNFSEDEAMNFLQQVRSILEVGDALLLGADLKKSEEILIPAYDDALGVTAAFNLNLLVRMNRELNADFDLRKFQHRAIYNKKFGRVEMHLVSKEEQTVTLKALELRVHFAKGESIHKENSYKFDLEQINSLGLNTGFALQQTWYDPQQQFSFNLLKAQ; from the coding sequence ATGCCTTTACACACACACAACGAAACCGGAGAAAGATTAACGCTACATAAATTTGCTCAAGGCGGTGATGTCAATGCATTCAGCGAAGACGTTCGCCAGGGGTTAACCGCAAAACAGAAATACCTTTTACCAAAATATTTGTACGATGATTTAGGCTCACGCTTGTTTGAAGCGATTTGCCTGTTGCCGGAATACTATTTAACCCGCGCCGAAAAATCGATTTTACAAAATCAGTCGGATGAAATCGTCAGCCACTTACCCTTGCCTTCGCGTATCGTCGAACTCGGAAGCGGCAATGCGGAAAAGACGCGCTTTCTGCTTGAAGCATTATTAAAACGCCAAACCACTTTGCACTATCTGCCGATAGATATTTCCGAAGAGAGTTTGCGCCGCAGCAGCGAAGAGTTGCTGGGAAATTATGATCGCTTACGCATCACAGCCTATGCCGCCGACTATTTCAGAGCGTTGCGGTCGATTGTTAAAGCTGATGAAAACGAACACACGGTAGTTTTATTTTTAGGCTCGAATATCGGCAATTTCAGCGAAGATGAGGCGATGAATTTTTTGCAACAGGTTCGCAGCATCCTTGAAGTCGGAGACGCGCTGTTGCTCGGTGCCGATTTGAAAAAATCCGAAGAGATTTTAATTCCCGCCTATGATGATGCGCTGGGCGTCACCGCCGCTTTTAATCTCAATTTGCTGGTGCGCATGAATCGCGAGTTGAATGCGGATTTCGATTTAAGAAAATTTCAACATCGCGCCATCTACAATAAAAAATTTGGACGGGTCGAAATGCATCTGGTGAGCAAAGAAGAACAGACAGTCACCTTGAAAGCCTTGGAATTGCGCGTCCATTTTGCAAAAGGCGAAAGTATTCATAAGGAGAATTCTTACAAATTCGACCTTGAGCAAATCAACTCGCTCGGTTTAAACACCGGCTTTGCGCTCCAGCAAACCTGGTATGACCCGCAGCAGCAATTCAGTTTCAATCTCTTGAAAGCGCAATAA